The Corallococcus caeni region CCCCGTGAGGCGAACCGCCACTCGCGCACCGGCGCGGATCCGTTCCGGGAGCCCGAAGTGGCTTCCGGTCGCGCGTCCCGCAGCGAAGGCCGCGCCTCTCGCTCCGAAGCGGCTTCGTTCCGGGAGCCCGAAGCGGCTTCTGTTCGCACGTCCCACGACGACGGCCGCGCCTCTCGCTCCGAAGCGGCTCCGTTCGGGGAGCCCGAAGTGGCTTCCGTTCGCACGTCCCGCAACGAAGGCCGCCCCTCGCGCCCTGGCGCGGATCCGTTTCGGGAGCCCGAAGTGGCTTCCGGTCGCGCGTCCCGCAGCGAAGGCCGCGCCTCTCGCTCCGAAGCGGCTTCGTTCCGGGAGCCCGAAGCGGCTTCTGTTCGCACGTCCCGCGACGAAGGCCGCCCCTCTCGCCCTGGAGCGGATCCGTTCCGGGAGCCCGAGGCAGCTTCTGTTCGCACGTCCCGCAGCGAAGGCCGCGCCTCTCGCGCCGATGCGGACCCATTCCGGGCACTTGAGGCTGAGGCCGCTCCTGCGGCCCGTGCGCCGAACCATTCACGCTCCGGCGCGGATCCGTTCCGCGAGCCTGGGCCTCCATCCTCTCACCCGCCCCGTGAGGAGAACCTCCACCTCCGCTCCGGAGTGGATCCCTTCACCGGACCACTGCCTCGCGACATGGAGGCCCAGGGCTCGCCCTTCCGCGCGGCCCGGGAGGAGATCCGATTCCAGGGGCCCGTGGTCACCTTTCCGGATGGCGCGAGGGTCGTCCTGGGCAACGAGGGCGGCAGACCCGTCCATCGCGGCACCGTCGCGGTGCGCGGCCCGTGCTCGCCTTCGCGTGAGGACTTCATGAAGCTCGGGCTGACGGAGGCCCAGGCCCGTGCTTTGGAGTTCGTCCTCACCTGGTTCGGCAGCCCGTTCGACTCCGTCACCTCGGAGTCCCAGTCCAGCGGCGAACCCCGCTGGGGCGCCTGGCCCCTGTCGGGGCCCACGCTCATCACCGCGCTCGCGCACTGGAAGCAGCGTGAGCCCGAAGCGTTCGACGCGCGGCTGGGGCGGCTGGGCCTCGAGGTCACCCCGGCGCAACCACCGGAGCCCGCGTCGCTGCGCTTCCTGGGCTCCAGGAACGCGGCCCCCAGCGAAGGGCGGGACGCCCTGGCCCTGTTCGCGGAAGACCCGAGGTTGCTCGCGGCGCTCGCCCAGGCCGGGCGGGAGCGTGGCGCCCAGTTGGCGCAGCTGGAGGCCCTCGTCACCCACGTGCTCCGCCCGCTCCTGGCCTCCTACACGGAGGACGCGGCCGCTGACAGCGCCTTCGCCTCGGCCCGCGCGCTGGCGCTGCTCTTCCACGCCGAGCTGCGCCTCGGCCGCCGCGGCGTCGCGCGGCTCGTGGCATTCGTGCGCGAACGGCCGGAACCCCCCTTCGCGGGTGAGCACGCGGGTGAGCGCCTCGCGGAGGACCTGCGCACCACCGGTCGCTCGCGCGAGGCCTCCGAGGTCTGGCGCATCCTCACCTCTCCCGAACTCGCGGGCCCCGCCTGACGCACGCCATGCGGACGCCCCTTCCGCCCGGAAGCCATGTCCTGCTCGTGGTCCCCGGCCCCGGCGCCACGGCTCCTGCCCGCGAGCAGAACCAGGTCCTCGCCGGGGAGCTCATCATCAACGGGCAGCGCTACCACCTCGTGCCCGCGGACCCCTCCGTGGGCCCCACCGCGGAGCCCACGTCCGACGCGAGGCTGCTCACGTCGCGCGAGCTGCAGGTCGTCTCCTGCGTCTGCGCGGGCTGGGGCAACAAGCAGATCGCCACGAAGCTCCACATCAGCACGTGGACAGTGGCGGCCCACCTGCGACGCATCTTCGTCAAGCTGGGCGTGGACACCCGCGCGGCCATGGTGTCGCGCTGCCTGGGCACCGTGTCCCTACCCCCCACCCCATGATGGGTCACCCGCCGGCGGCGCCACGCTCTGGCGCAGCCCCAGGACGAGCGCCACGTTCGCCTGGGGGCGGCGCACCAGCCGCACGCACTCCCGCGGAGCGATGAGCAGCGGCGTCACCCCAGGCCCATGCCCCGCCACCTTGCTGTCCGCGTGCACCACCACCCCCACGGTGACGACCCCCGCTTTCCGCGAGGGCCCGAAGCGGTAGTCCAGCGGACACACCGCCACCAGGTCCCCCAGCCGGAGCGCGTGCAGCCGGTGCTTGCGCACCAGCCGCGCATCCGACAGCTGGATGTCCAGGTCCCCCAGCACGCCCTCCGAACGCCCGAACCCCGACCCCATCAGCTCCGCCGGCACCGTGTGCGTCACGGGGATGAGCAGCCGCCCCGCCTCCGTCCGCACGCCCCAGCGCCGCAGCAGCCGGGGCGACAGGTTCAGCGCTCGCACCTGGGGGAAGTCCGGCAGCTCCAGCCCCTGGCCATACGCATCCAGCTGCACCTTGTCCCCGATGCACAGCCGGCGCTTCACGGCGGGCGGGAAGTCCACGATGACGTGGTTGATGCCGCCGTGCTTGCCCACCACCGTCCCCACCGCGCCCGTGACAGGACCGCTCGTCACGCGCGCCCGGTTGCCCACGCACGCGTAGAACATCAGCGCCCGGTTGGAGCCGCCGCGCGGGCCCGCGTGGTCGCGTCCGGGGTTGTTCAGCGACACCCCTGCCTCCATGTGGTCCGCCGCCAGCCCCACCGCGCGGTCCCCCACGCGCCGGTTGAGCACGATGCCGCCGGTCCCCGGCAACAGCCGCAGCACCCCGTCCCGGCCAATGCGGTAGGGCGACACGCGCGCGAGGGGATGGGACACCTGGCCCGCCACCGCCGAGGCGACCATCCGCGACTCGTTGGTGCGCGGCGCCGAGGCGGCCCCCATGCCCGCCTCCATCAAGGGACGCAGTGGGAGGTCCATATGCCGTGCCTCCCTTCAGCGAAACGCCGGCGCGGGGCTGGTGATGCCCAGCGTCGTGCGCAGGGTGGGGGACACGCCCCGGAACGAGCGGCCGTCCGGCGTCATCCGGTACGCGGCGATCCACTCTTCGGCCACCGGGCCCAGCGGCATCACCTCCGTCTGGAAGTCCTTGAAGTCGCGCGTCTTGAACGGGTTGTCCGCGATGAAGTTGAGCAACAGACGCCCCGCGTCCGCCATCTTCGAGCGCTGGGAGATCTCCCCCGTGCCGCCCAGGTAGCGCTGCGACACCACTTCAATCACGTCCCACTTGGTGTTCGCGTCGAAGGCCTTCTTGATGTCCGGCGTCTCCAGCGCGTCGAGGATGGTCTTGAGGTACTCGCCCACCTCCACCGTGAGCGCCA contains the following coding sequences:
- a CDS encoding response regulator transcription factor, which codes for MRTPLPPGSHVLLVVPGPGATAPAREQNQVLAGELIINGQRYHLVPADPSVGPTAEPTSDARLLTSRELQVVSCVCAGWGNKQIATKLHISTWTVAAHLRRIFVKLGVDTRAAMVSRCLGTVSLPPTP
- a CDS encoding DUF4438 domain-containing protein — translated: MDLPLRPLMEAGMGAASAPRTNESRMVASAVAGQVSHPLARVSPYRIGRDGVLRLLPGTGGIVLNRRVGDRAVGLAADHMEAGVSLNNPGRDHAGPRGGSNRALMFYACVGNRARVTSGPVTGAVGTVVGKHGGINHVIVDFPPAVKRRLCIGDKVQLDAYGQGLELPDFPQVRALNLSPRLLRRWGVRTEAGRLLIPVTHTVPAELMGSGFGRSEGVLGDLDIQLSDARLVRKHRLHALRLGDLVAVCPLDYRFGPSRKAGVVTVGVVVHADSKVAGHGPGVTPLLIAPRECVRLVRRPQANVALVLGLRQSVAPPAGDPSWGGG